The following coding sequences are from one Streptomyces venezuelae window:
- a CDS encoding MarR family winged helix-turn-helix transcriptional regulator: MNTPDPDGLLAEQLLRLTRRLQRIQKRHLVPIGITPAQSRLLRTLAHYETPPRMADLAERLEVVPRAVTTLVDGLEAADLVRRAPDPTNRRVIRIELTDAGLKALGELRGARRAAAEDILAPLDAEQRAQLGVLLNALFDVPDVRRC, translated from the coding sequence ATGAACACCCCGGACCCCGACGGCCTGCTCGCCGAACAGTTGCTGCGGCTGACCCGCAGGCTGCAGCGGATCCAGAAGCGCCATCTGGTGCCGATCGGCATCACGCCCGCGCAGTCCCGCCTCCTGCGCACCCTCGCTCACTATGAGACGCCGCCGCGCATGGCCGACCTCGCCGAGCGCCTGGAGGTCGTGCCGCGCGCCGTGACCACGCTGGTCGACGGTCTGGAGGCCGCCGACCTCGTGCGCCGCGCGCCCGATCCCACCAACCGCCGGGTGATCCGCATCGAGCTCACCGACGCGGGACTCAAGGCCCTGGGCGAGCTGCGCGGCGCGCGCCGCGCCGCCGCGGAGGACATCCTTGCCCCGTTGGACGCCGAGCAGCGGGCACAGTTGGGCGTGCTGCTGAACGCGCTGTTCGACGTGCCGGACGTCCGCCGCTGCTGA
- a CDS encoding FAD-binding and (Fe-S)-binding domain-containing protein, which produces MPLLEPEPDALRPGAASRVDGPAHDRVPDERGGGTPDPLRSDLIALLGADKVLTKVSDLVRYASDASPYRFVPQVVVVPEDIDDVSAVLSYAHGKGREVVFRAAGTSLNGQAQGEDILVDVRKHWSGVEVLGGGERARIGPGTTVVRANATLSRFGRVLGPDPASAIACTVGGVVANNASGMTAGTTRNSYRTVASLTVVLPSGTVVDTAEPDADEQLAHAEPDLCAGLLAIKREIEADPHLVARIREKYEIKNTNGYRLDAFLDGTTPVEILRGLMVGSEGTFGFLSEIVFDTLPLDRHTSTALLFFPSLPAAAAAVPLFNAAGALAVELMDGNTLRASVSVQGVPADWAELPKSTAALLVEFRAPDEAAQEAYEAAAAKVLEGLDLTAPVPSVTNAFTRDAKTIGGHWKARKAFVTAVGGSRPPGTTLITEDFAVPPGRLAEACEALLELQTRHGFDAAVAGHAAHGNLHFLLAFDAALPADVERYAAFMDEFCRLTVERFDGSLKAEHATGRNLAPFLELEWGPKATELMWRTKQVIDPDGVLAPRVVLDRDPKAHLRGLKTIPRVEPIADPCIECGFCEPTCPSEDLTTTPRQRIVLRREMMRQPAGSPVEDGLVEAYGYDAVDTCAGDSTCGIACPVGIDTGALMKEFRHARHSPREERAAAVAAKNFKAVEASARLAVAAADRISDRLLTAVTRGARKAVRPDLVPEWLPQIPGAAARRLPRTARVGASAVYYPACVNRIFGSPGDRSLAEAVVAVSARAGKPVWIPDDVAGTCCATIWHSKGYVAGNRVMANRIVEAAWGWTAGGRLPLVVDASSCTLGIAHEVVPYLTPDNRELHRELTVVDSIVWAADELLPHLTVRRMVGSAVLHPTCSMQHLGDEAQLRAVAEACADEVVVPDDAGCCAFAGDRGMLHKELTESATRKEAAEVTSRPYDAHLSANRMCEVGMDHATGRGYYSVLLELERATRP; this is translated from the coding sequence ATGCCACTGCTGGAGCCCGAGCCCGACGCCCTGCGCCCCGGTGCCGCGTCGCGCGTGGACGGACCTGCCCACGACCGCGTGCCGGACGAGCGCGGCGGCGGCACCCCGGACCCCCTCCGCTCGGACCTGATCGCACTGCTCGGCGCGGACAAGGTCCTGACGAAGGTCTCGGACCTGGTGCGGTACGCCTCGGACGCCAGCCCCTACCGTTTCGTGCCTCAGGTCGTGGTCGTCCCCGAGGACATCGACGACGTGTCGGCCGTCCTGTCGTACGCGCACGGCAAGGGCCGCGAAGTCGTCTTCCGCGCGGCCGGTACGTCGCTGAACGGCCAGGCCCAGGGTGAGGACATCCTCGTCGACGTGCGCAAGCACTGGTCGGGCGTGGAGGTGCTCGGCGGGGGCGAGCGGGCGCGCATCGGTCCCGGCACGACGGTCGTGCGGGCCAACGCGACGCTCTCCCGGTTCGGCCGTGTGCTCGGCCCCGACCCCGCCAGCGCGATCGCCTGCACGGTCGGCGGCGTCGTCGCGAACAACGCCTCGGGCATGACGGCGGGAACCACCCGCAACTCCTACCGCACGGTCGCCTCGCTCACCGTCGTCCTGCCCTCGGGGACGGTCGTGGACACGGCAGAGCCGGATGCGGACGAACAACTGGCGCACGCGGAGCCCGACCTGTGCGCGGGCCTGCTGGCGATCAAGCGTGAGATCGAGGCCGACCCGCACCTGGTGGCCCGCATCCGCGAGAAGTACGAGATCAAGAACACCAACGGTTACCGACTCGACGCGTTCCTCGACGGTACGACGCCCGTGGAGATCCTGCGGGGCCTGATGGTCGGCTCCGAGGGCACCTTCGGCTTCCTCTCCGAGATCGTCTTCGACACGCTGCCGCTGGACCGGCACACCAGCACGGCCCTGCTGTTCTTCCCGTCCCTGCCTGCGGCCGCCGCCGCTGTGCCCCTGTTCAACGCCGCGGGCGCGCTCGCCGTCGAGTTGATGGACGGCAACACTCTGCGGGCGTCGGTCAGCGTCCAGGGGGTGCCCGCCGACTGGGCGGAGCTGCCGAAGTCGACGGCCGCGCTCCTGGTCGAGTTCCGCGCCCCGGACGAGGCGGCGCAGGAGGCGTACGAAGCGGCGGCGGCGAAAGTCCTGGAAGGACTGGACCTGACCGCGCCCGTGCCGTCGGTGACCAACGCGTTCACGCGCGACGCCAAAACGATCGGCGGCCACTGGAAGGCACGCAAGGCCTTCGTCACCGCCGTCGGCGGCTCCCGGCCCCCGGGCACGACGCTGATCACCGAGGATTTCGCGGTCCCGCCCGGTCGGCTCGCCGAGGCCTGCGAAGCGCTCCTCGAGCTCCAGACGCGGCACGGCTTCGACGCCGCCGTCGCGGGTCACGCGGCCCACGGCAACCTGCACTTCCTGCTCGCCTTCGACGCGGCGCTCCCCGCCGACGTCGAGCGCTATGCCGCCTTCATGGACGAGTTCTGCCGTCTGACCGTGGAGCGTTTCGACGGCTCCCTGAAGGCGGAACACGCCACGGGGCGCAACCTCGCGCCGTTCCTGGAGCTGGAGTGGGGTCCGAAAGCGACCGAGCTGATGTGGCGCACGAAGCAGGTCATCGACCCGGACGGGGTGCTCGCCCCCCGCGTCGTCCTGGACCGGGACCCGAAGGCGCATCTGCGTGGCCTGAAGACCATCCCACGCGTGGAGCCGATCGCCGACCCGTGCATCGAATGCGGCTTCTGTGAACCGACGTGCCCGAGCGAGGACTTGACCACGACACCGCGCCAGCGCATCGTGCTGCGCCGCGAGATGATGCGCCAGCCCGCGGGCTCCCCGGTGGAGGACGGTCTCGTCGAGGCGTACGGGTACGACGCCGTGGACACCTGCGCGGGCGACTCGACGTGCGGCATCGCGTGCCCGGTGGGCATCGACACGGGCGCCCTGATGAAGGAGTTCCGGCACGCGCGGCACTCGCCTCGCGAGGAGCGGGCGGCCGCTGTCGCCGCGAAGAACTTCAAGGCTGTCGAGGCGTCGGCGCGGCTCGCGGTGGCCGCCGCCGACCGGATCAGTGACCGGCTGCTCACCGCGGTCACCCGCGGCGCGCGCAAGGCCGTGCGCCCGGACCTCGTCCCCGAGTGGCTGCCCCAGATCCCCGGGGCCGCGGCGCGCAGACTGCCGCGCACCGCGCGCGTGGGCGCCTCAGCCGTCTACTACCCGGCATGCGTCAACCGCATCTTCGGCAGCCCCGGCGACCGTTCCCTGGCGGAGGCCGTGGTCGCTGTCTCCGCGCGCGCGGGGAAGCCGGTTTGGATTCCGGACGATGTCGCGGGGACGTGCTGCGCGACGATCTGGCACTCCAAGGGGTACGTCGCGGGCAACCGCGTCATGGCCAATCGCATCGTCGAGGCGGCCTGGGGCTGGACGGCGGGCGGCCGCCTGCCCCTGGTCGTCGACGCCTCGTCCTGCACGCTCGGCATCGCCCACGAGGTCGTGCCGTATCTGACCCCGGACAACCGGGAGTTGCACCGGGAGCTCACCGTCGTCGACTCGATCGTCTGGGCCGCCGACGAACTGCTCCCCCACCTGACGGTGCGCCGCATGGTCGGCTCCGCCGTCCTGCACCCCACCTGCTCCATGCAGCACCTCGGCGACGAGGCGCAGCTCCGGGCGGTCGCCGAGGCGTGCGCGGACGAGGTGGTCGTGCCGGACGACGCGGGGTGCTGTGCTTTCGCGGGCGACCGGGGCATGCTCCACAAGGAGCTCACGGAGTCGGCCACGCGCAAGGAGGCCGCGGAGGTCACGTCCCGTCCCTACGACGCGCACCTTTCCGCGAACCGCATGTGCGAGGTGGGCATGGACCACGCGACGGGCCGCGGCTACTACTCCGTACTCCTGGAACTGGAGCGCGCGACGCGCCCGTGA
- a CDS encoding Gfo/Idh/MocA family protein has translation MHDENVTPNPEGTTPDDATESGRADDGHSRRAVLRTAGLAGAGLGVGALTGGTAHADTPGSAATAAAGAAKDTAEAPARKGKTMIGVPFQRRSTVRVGIIGLGNRGGSMIDLFLAIPGVRVVALCDPVKEKTAAAAKKVTAAGQPAPATYTKGEHDYENLCKRGDIDFVYVATPWDFHFAMAKSAMLNGKHVGVECPIALRLDELWELVDLSERTRRHCMQLENCCYGRNEMRVLRMAHAGKFGDLLHGAGAYNHDLRGLMFDPDYYEGPWRRLWHTRLRGDLYPNHGFGPVANYMDVNRGDRATHISSFGTPSLGLAEYRKEHMPPGDPSWKETYIESDRTISLVQTAKGRVIRLEHDVSTPHPYSRINSLGGTRGVFEDYPARIYIEPDHTNDQWADFSKYADFDHWLWKEHSNPPGGHGGMDYIMIFRLMQTMQLGLVPDFDVYDAATWTAPVPLSHLSIKAKGAPQAIPDFTRGLWKKERAGVDSEKPKA, from the coding sequence ATGCACGACGAGAACGTCACACCGAACCCTGAAGGCACCACCCCGGACGACGCCACCGAGAGCGGCAGGGCGGATGACGGCCACTCGCGTCGCGCGGTGCTCCGCACGGCGGGCCTCGCCGGCGCGGGGCTCGGAGTCGGCGCCCTCACGGGCGGCACGGCGCACGCCGACACCCCCGGTTCCGCTGCCACCGCGGCGGCCGGGGCCGCGAAGGACACCGCCGAGGCGCCCGCACGCAAGGGCAAGACGATGATCGGCGTGCCGTTCCAGCGCCGCTCGACGGTCCGGGTCGGCATCATCGGGCTCGGCAACCGCGGCGGCAGCATGATCGATCTGTTCCTCGCCATCCCCGGCGTGCGCGTCGTCGCGCTCTGCGACCCGGTCAAGGAGAAGACCGCCGCCGCGGCGAAGAAGGTCACGGCCGCGGGCCAGCCCGCCCCGGCGACGTACACCAAGGGCGAACACGACTACGAGAACCTGTGCAAGCGTGGGGACATCGACTTCGTGTACGTGGCGACGCCCTGGGACTTCCACTTCGCCATGGCCAAGTCGGCGATGCTGAACGGCAAACACGTCGGCGTGGAATGTCCCATCGCCCTGCGCCTGGACGAGCTGTGGGAGCTCGTCGACCTCTCCGAGCGCACCCGCAGGCACTGCATGCAACTGGAGAACTGCTGTTACGGCAGGAACGAGATGCGCGTCCTGCGGATGGCGCACGCGGGCAAGTTCGGCGACCTGCTGCACGGCGCGGGCGCGTACAACCACGATCTGCGCGGCCTGATGTTCGACCCCGACTACTACGAGGGGCCGTGGCGGCGCCTCTGGCACACCCGGCTGCGCGGCGACCTCTACCCCAACCACGGCTTCGGGCCGGTCGCCAACTACATGGACGTCAACCGCGGTGACCGCGCCACGCACATATCCAGTTTCGGCACGCCCTCCCTCGGCCTCGCCGAGTACCGCAAGGAGCACATGCCTCCGGGCGACCCGAGCTGGAAGGAGACGTACATCGAGAGCGACCGCACCATCAGCCTGGTCCAGACGGCGAAGGGCCGGGTGATCCGCCTCGAACACGACGTCAGCACCCCGCACCCCTACTCCCGGATCAACAGCCTCGGCGGCACGCGGGGCGTCTTCGAGGACTACCCCGCCCGCATCTACATCGAGCCCGACCACACGAACGACCAGTGGGCCGACTTCTCCAAGTACGCCGACTTCGACCACTGGCTGTGGAAGGAGCACTCCAACCCGCCCGGCGGGCACGGCGGCATGGACTACATCATGATCTTCCGCCTGATGCAGACCATGCAGCTCGGCCTGGTCCCCGACTTCGACGTGTACGACGCCGCGACCTGGACGGCCCCCGTGCCGCTGAGCCATCTGTCGATCAAGGCGAAGGGCGCGCCGCAGGCGATCCCCGACTTCACGCGCGGTCTGTGGAAGAAGGAGCGGGCGGGGGTGGACTCGGAGAAGCCGAAGGCATAA
- a CDS encoding peptide-N4-asparagine amidase, protein MRRRVMSMLVGAALAASTLLGAGPAAADTPPVEFGDDWHDPVTAAPPVAKPHTKSCEVTVAEARFKDFTPYKGDYAPPAKCGKGSWGKVVLRLDGKVKGRQYDRLGYLRIGGVEVLRTSTPEPSVDGITWTVEKDVTRYRETLSRDQQVEMLIGNVVNDTYTGVIDVKATLTFYEAAKPTAAPDRVLPLGDASGDGRDGGVALTTPRNSERIVAEVYATGSGGGCEEYWYLTVPDAAPYSCKADRGPYREVQVKVDGQLAGIAAPFPTVWTGGWSNPFLWYVIPGPRAFDIKPIEYDLTPFAGVLNDGRPHRVEVSVVGVPEAQTGWSTPVNVLVWQDEKSDRVTGRLTGHKESTLSNTSKYTPGTGGDEPHRLDTEGGHRLHVSGYVNTSHGRVATTVTRSLANTSLHRWTDGESTDALKATWTDRETVTTGRRAVRSDRTYTMDGTTTLGAGDRLRTRISLGDRAESVTRTGGRRTGWSVLDDRYDGDATYTANVPRDQRHAVGTSRERYRLVGDSGCYDRTLSTVQGTLTEDRRRC, encoded by the coding sequence ATGAGAAGACGCGTCATGTCCATGCTCGTAGGAGCGGCCCTCGCGGCGAGCACCCTCCTCGGTGCCGGACCAGCGGCGGCCGACACGCCACCGGTGGAATTCGGTGACGACTGGCACGATCCGGTCACCGCCGCGCCGCCCGTGGCGAAACCGCACACCAAGTCCTGCGAAGTGACGGTCGCCGAGGCGCGGTTCAAGGACTTCACCCCGTACAAAGGCGATTACGCGCCTCCGGCGAAGTGCGGCAAGGGCAGTTGGGGCAAGGTGGTGCTCCGCCTGGACGGGAAGGTGAAGGGACGGCAGTACGACCGCCTCGGCTACTTGCGCATAGGCGGGGTCGAAGTGCTGCGCACGTCGACCCCGGAGCCGTCGGTCGACGGCATCACCTGGACCGTGGAGAAGGACGTCACCCGCTACCGCGAGACGCTGAGCCGCGACCAGCAGGTCGAGATGCTCATCGGCAACGTCGTCAACGACACGTACACCGGCGTCATCGACGTCAAGGCGACGCTGACCTTCTACGAGGCGGCCAAACCGACGGCGGCGCCCGACCGTGTCCTCCCTCTCGGGGACGCGAGCGGGGACGGCCGTGACGGTGGCGTCGCCCTCACCACCCCGCGCAACAGCGAACGCATCGTCGCCGAGGTGTACGCCACCGGCTCCGGCGGAGGCTGCGAGGAGTACTGGTACCTGACCGTCCCCGACGCCGCGCCCTACTCCTGCAAAGCCGATCGCGGCCCCTACCGGGAAGTGCAGGTCAAGGTCGACGGACAGCTGGCGGGCATCGCGGCGCCGTTCCCGACCGTCTGGACCGGCGGCTGGTCGAACCCCTTCCTCTGGTACGTGATCCCGGGCCCCCGCGCCTTCGACATCAAGCCCATCGAGTACGACCTGACCCCCTTCGCGGGCGTCCTCAACGACGGCCGTCCGCACCGCGTCGAGGTTTCCGTCGTCGGCGTCCCCGAGGCGCAGACGGGCTGGAGCACGCCCGTCAACGTGCTGGTCTGGCAGGACGAGAAGAGCGACCGTGTCACGGGCAGGCTGACCGGCCACAAGGAGAGCACCCTCAGCAACACGTCGAAGTACACCCCCGGGACGGGCGGCGACGAGCCGCACCGGCTGGACACCGAGGGCGGCCACCGACTGCACGTGTCGGGGTACGTGAACACGTCGCACGGACGGGTCGCGACGACCGTGACCCGCAGCCTCGCCAACACCTCCCTGCACCGCTGGACCGACGGCGAGTCGACGGACGCGCTCAAGGCCACGTGGACGGACCGGGAGACGGTCACCACGGGCCGCCGCGCCGTGCGCAGCGACCGGACGTACACCATGGACGGCACGACGACCCTGGGCGCCGGTGACCGGCTGCGCACGCGGATCTCGCTCGGCGACCGCGCCGAGAGCGTCACGAGGACGGGAGGCAGGCGCACCGGCTGGTCCGTCCTTGACGACCGTTACGACGGTGATGCGACGTACACCGCGAACGTCCCGCGCGATCAGCGGCACGCTGTCGGCACATCCCGGGAGCGCTACCGGCTGGTCGGTGACTCGGGTTGCTACGACCGGACCCTCTCCACCGTCCAGGGAACCCTGACGGAGGACCGCCGGCGCTGCTGA
- a CDS encoding L,D-transpeptidase family protein — MRIAGTVRVVVAAAACGVLLTSCASGSDDSAKKGGARADHGKGPQAGAADARRIPDVGDRLQSKIPEESRQVVAVYGDGEDSAKSTVVLYTKSGPKDTTWEKARSWPAHNGKKGWTTDHRENDKRSPVGVFTLTDAGGVLADPGAKFPYTKSSSMQAPHYWPKTHWHDFDYVIAIDYNRAKGTPPNDPTRPQGQAKGGSIWLHMDHGSGTSGCVSLSKPAMEYLLRTLDPKQHPVVVMGDRANLEA, encoded by the coding sequence ATGCGAATAGCCGGTACGGTGCGAGTGGTGGTCGCGGCAGCGGCCTGTGGTGTTCTTCTGACGTCCTGCGCGAGCGGAAGCGACGACAGCGCGAAGAAGGGCGGCGCCCGCGCCGACCATGGAAAGGGTCCTCAGGCGGGGGCCGCCGACGCACGGCGCATCCCGGACGTGGGTGACCGGCTTCAGTCCAAGATCCCCGAGGAGTCCCGCCAGGTCGTGGCGGTGTACGGCGACGGTGAGGACTCGGCGAAGTCGACCGTCGTGCTCTACACGAAGTCGGGGCCGAAGGACACCACCTGGGAGAAGGCTCGCAGCTGGCCCGCGCACAACGGGAAGAAGGGCTGGACGACCGACCACCGCGAGAACGACAAGCGCAGCCCGGTCGGCGTGTTCACGCTCACCGACGCGGGCGGCGTCCTCGCGGACCCGGGTGCCAAGTTTCCGTACACGAAATCGTCGTCCATGCAGGCCCCGCACTACTGGCCGAAGACGCACTGGCACGACTTCGACTACGTCATCGCCATCGACTACAACCGCGCCAAGGGAACTCCGCCGAACGACCCGACGCGGCCGCAGGGCCAGGCCAAGGGAGGCAGCATCTGGCTGCACATGGACCACGGCAGCGGTACGTCGGGCTGCGTCAGCCTGTCGAAGCCGGCGATGGAGTACCTGCTCCGCACGCTCGACCCGAAGCAGCATCCGGTCGTGGTCATGGGTGACAGGGCGAATCTGGAGGCGTGA
- a CDS encoding ABC transporter transmembrane domain-containing protein, with protein sequence MQIRDLPYPDPGVPDARSGPRFLLWLGRNQLGGQLRSLAWGLLHFGSIAGLPYMVGVAVEAVLDRSGGRLALAGALIVLLGIAIALGDTMLHRTAVTNWITAAARVQQLLARKTAALGSALTRRVAAGEVVAVSTGDVEKIGWFVEALSRFAAAALTVVLVCVGLLVYQPALGVIVALGIPVLALAVLPLLPRATRRADHQREKAGRATELASDTVAGLRVLRGIGGEELFLDRYRTASQEVRTAAVRSARMWAVISAIQVLMPGLLLIAVVWQGVHLAREGRVTVGELVTVYSAIMILNYPLRHFEEIAMAYSFSRPSAKRAARVLSLQRTAESTVSRSRDGSERGEAMAPVMAQPPADDSLPPTGDLYDPATGLLAPAGRLTAVVCGDPDEAGRLAERLGGHPAFDDAVDMPSVRLGDIPLDDLPLAIARTAVLVQDKDPVLLSGTLRELLDVPASGAVNPEEALDAAQCSDVLDALTQASAGDDPMTAHLTERGRSLSGGQRQRLALARSLVTDPEALVLDEPTSAVDSHTEARIADGIRHLREGRTTVVLTSSPLLLDRAERVVFLADGEVAAVGAHRELVHTEPRYRAVVTRETDAERVVDRDTDFLTELDIEETA encoded by the coding sequence ATGCAGATTCGCGACCTTCCGTATCCCGACCCCGGCGTCCCCGATGCCCGGTCGGGGCCACGCTTCCTGCTGTGGCTGGGCCGCAACCAGCTCGGCGGACAACTCAGGTCCCTCGCCTGGGGCCTGCTGCACTTCGGCTCCATCGCGGGCCTGCCGTACATGGTCGGCGTCGCCGTCGAGGCCGTGCTCGACCGGTCCGGCGGGCGGCTCGCCCTCGCGGGCGCGCTGATCGTCCTCCTCGGCATCGCCATCGCGCTGGGCGACACGATGCTGCACCGCACCGCGGTCACGAACTGGATCACCGCCGCGGCCCGCGTGCAGCAACTCCTCGCGCGCAAGACCGCCGCGCTCGGCTCCGCGCTCACCCGACGCGTCGCTGCGGGCGAGGTCGTCGCCGTCTCCACCGGCGACGTCGAGAAGATCGGCTGGTTCGTGGAGGCCCTGTCGCGTTTCGCCGCGGCCGCGCTCACCGTCGTCCTCGTCTGTGTCGGCCTCCTCGTCTACCAGCCCGCTCTCGGTGTCATCGTCGCGCTCGGCATCCCCGTGCTCGCGCTCGCCGTCCTTCCGCTGCTGCCCCGCGCCACCCGCCGCGCGGACCACCAGCGTGAGAAGGCGGGCCGGGCCACCGAGCTGGCATCGGACACCGTCGCCGGACTGCGGGTGCTGCGCGGCATCGGCGGCGAGGAACTCTTCCTCGACCGGTACCGCACCGCCTCACAGGAAGTCCGCACCGCCGCCGTCCGCAGCGCCCGCATGTGGGCGGTCATCTCGGCCATTCAGGTCCTGATGCCCGGCCTGCTGCTGATCGCGGTCGTCTGGCAGGGCGTGCACCTCGCCCGCGAGGGCCGCGTCACGGTCGGTGAGCTCGTCACCGTCTACAGCGCCATCATGATCCTCAACTACCCGCTGCGGCACTTCGAAGAGATCGCCATGGCGTACTCCTTCTCGCGGCCCTCCGCGAAGCGGGCGGCCCGCGTGCTGTCGCTCCAACGGACGGCGGAGAGTACCGTCTCCCGTTCGCGGGACGGGTCTGAGCGCGGGGAGGCCATGGCTCCTGTGATGGCACAGCCTCCCGCCGACGACTCCCTCCCGCCCACCGGCGACCTGTACGACCCGGCGACCGGACTGCTCGCGCCCGCAGGACGGCTCACCGCCGTGGTCTGCGGCGACCCGGACGAGGCAGGCCGCCTCGCCGAACGTCTCGGCGGGCACCCCGCGTTCGACGACGCCGTGGACATGCCGTCCGTGCGCCTCGGCGACATACCGCTGGACGACCTGCCACTGGCCATCGCCCGCACCGCCGTCCTGGTCCAGGACAAGGACCCCGTCCTCCTCTCCGGAACGCTCCGCGAGCTCCTCGACGTACCGGCGTCAGGAGCCGTCAACCCCGAGGAGGCGCTCGACGCGGCCCAGTGCTCCGACGTCCTGGACGCACTCACCCAGGCGTCGGCCGGCGACGACCCGATGACCGCCCACCTCACGGAACGCGGCCGCTCCCTCTCCGGAGGCCAACGCCAACGCCTCGCCCTCGCCCGCTCCCTGGTCACCGACCCGGAGGCGCTGGTGCTCGACGAGCCGACGTCCGCCGTCGACTCGCACACGGAGGCCCGGATCGCCGACGGCATCCGGCACCTGCGCGAAGGACGCACCACCGTGGTCCTCACCTCGTCGCCGCTGCTCCTGGACCGCGCCGAGCGCGTCGTCTTCCTTGCCGACGGCGAGGTCGCGGCGGTCGGTGCGCACCGCGAACTGGTGCACACCGAACCGCGATACCGCGCGGTCGTCACCCGGGAGACCGACGCGGAACGCGTCGTCGACCGGGACACGGACTTCCTGACCGAACTCGACATCGAGGAGACGGCATGA
- a CDS encoding ABC transporter ATP-binding protein, whose translation MIGLAPPAHDPAAPTTAETLPVGSAATVRAYVTELFKRHRGAFLLLILVNTLAVVASMVGPYLLGDLVEKVSDGARDLHLEFTIALFVVALLVQALFVREVRLRGAMLGEQMLADLREDFLVRSVGLPPGVLERAGTGDLLSRITTDIDRLANAMREAVPQLAIGVVWVVLLLGGLVVTAPPLAPAVLVAVPLLVVGCRWYFKRAPAAYRSEAAGYAAVAAALTETVDAGRTVEAHRLGRRRIELSERRIAEWTAWERYTLYLRSVLFPVINLTHTTVLCSTLMIGGVFVLQGWIGVGQLTTGVLIAQMLVDPLGIILRWYDELQVAQVSLARLVGVRDIEPDAGDPSVAPDGRDVRADDVHFGYRAGVDVLRQVSLAVEPGSRVALVGPSGAGKSTLGRLLAGIYGPRTGNVTLGGAALSAMPAEQVRAHVALVNQEHHVFVGSLRDNLLLARTGARDAELWAALGAVDAADWARGLDEGLDTEVGSGGYALTPAQAQQIALARLVLADPHTLVLDEATSLLDPRAARHLERSLARVLDGRTVVAIAHRLHTAHDADVIAVVESGRIAELGSHDQLVAADGAYAALWRSWHG comes from the coding sequence ATGATCGGCCTGGCGCCCCCGGCACACGATCCGGCGGCCCCCACGACGGCGGAGACCCTGCCCGTCGGCTCGGCCGCGACCGTACGCGCCTACGTCACCGAACTGTTCAAGCGCCATCGTGGGGCCTTCCTCCTGCTCATCCTGGTGAACACACTCGCCGTCGTCGCCTCGATGGTCGGCCCCTATCTCCTCGGCGACCTGGTCGAGAAGGTGTCGGACGGTGCGCGTGACCTCCATCTGGAGTTCACGATCGCCCTGTTCGTGGTGGCCCTGCTCGTGCAGGCGCTGTTCGTGAGGGAAGTGCGGCTGCGCGGCGCGATGCTCGGCGAGCAGATGCTGGCGGACCTGCGCGAGGACTTCCTGGTGCGGTCCGTCGGGCTGCCGCCCGGCGTCCTGGAGCGCGCCGGTACCGGAGACCTCCTCTCGCGCATCACCACGGACATCGACCGTCTCGCCAACGCCATGCGCGAAGCGGTGCCGCAGCTCGCCATCGGTGTGGTGTGGGTGGTGCTGCTGCTCGGCGGACTCGTCGTGACGGCGCCGCCGCTGGCGCCCGCCGTGCTCGTCGCCGTGCCGCTCCTCGTGGTGGGCTGCCGCTGGTACTTCAAGCGGGCGCCCGCCGCCTATCGCTCCGAAGCCGCCGGTTACGCCGCCGTGGCCGCCGCTCTCACCGAGACCGTCGACGCGGGCCGCACCGTCGAGGCGCACCGCCTCGGCCGCCGCCGCATCGAGCTGTCGGAGCGCCGCATCGCGGAATGGACGGCTTGGGAACGCTACACGCTCTATCTGCGGTCGGTCCTCTTCCCGGTCATCAACCTCACGCACACGACCGTGCTGTGCTCGACCCTGATGATCGGTGGTGTCTTCGTCCTCCAGGGCTGGATCGGGGTGGGGCAGCTCACCACCGGCGTCCTGATCGCCCAGATGCTCGTCGACCCGCTCGGGATCATCCTCCGCTGGTACGACGAGCTGCAGGTCGCCCAGGTGTCCCTGGCCCGGCTCGTCGGTGTGCGCGACATCGAGCCGGATGCCGGTGATCCCTCCGTCGCCCCGGACGGACGCGATGTCCGCGCAGACGACGTGCACTTCGGCTACCGCGCGGGCGTCGACGTCCTCCGCCAGGTATCCCTCGCGGTCGAACCCGGTTCCCGGGTCGCCCTGGTCGGCCCGTCGGGCGCCGGCAAGTCGACGCTGGGCAGGCTCCTCGCCGGGATCTACGGTCCGCGTACCGGGAACGTCACCCTCGGCGGCGCCGCGCTGTCGGCGATGCCCGCCGAGCAGGTGCGCGCCCATGTGGCTCTGGTCAACCAGGAACATCACGTCTTCGTTGGCTCCCTGCGCGACAACCTCCTCCTGGCCAGGACCGGGGCCAGGGACGCCGAACTGTGGGCGGCGCTCGGCGCGGTCGACGCGGCCGACTGGGCACGCGGCCTCGACGAGGGCCTCGACACCGAGGTCGGCTCGGGCGGTTACGCGCTGACGCCCGCACAGGCGCAGCAGATCGCTCTGGCGCGCCTCGTCCTCGCCGACCCGCACACGCTGGTTCTGGACGAGGCGACATCGCTCCTCGACCCGCGCGCGGCACGGCACTTGGAGCGTTCCCTCGCCCGCGTGCTGGATGGCCGCACCGTCGTGGCTATCGCCCACCGGCTGCACACCGCGCACGACGCGGATGTCATCGCGGTGGTCGAGAGCGGCCGGATCGCGGAACTGGGCAGCCACGATCAACTGGTGGCGGCGGACGGCGCGTACGCGGCGCTGTGGCGGTCCTGGCACGGATAG